CGCCCACGCGGCGGGGTTCGGCGCCTCGTAGGAGAGGAACCCGCCGTAGCCCTTGAACTCGAGGAGCGCGAAGAACTCGCGGAAGGGCACGATCCCCTGGCCGGGCGGCAGCCGGTCGGTGAACTTCCCGGGCTCCAGGCCGCTCCGCGGCACGTCGCTGAACTGCACGTAGGCGATCTCCTCGAGGGCCACGTCCTCCACGTCGCGGATCGTGGCCCCGCTCCGCCAGAGATGGTAGGTGTCGAGCAGGAGCCCGCAGCGCAGATGGGACGCCTTCGCCATGACCTCGCGCATCCGCGGGAGCGCGTTCAGCTCGGCCGCCTGCGAGTTGAACTCGACGGCGAGCCGCACGCCGTGCTTGGCCGCGATGTCGCCGACCTCCCGCACGCTCTCCGCCGCGCGCCGGAGGTCGCCGCGGCCCTTGTCCACCGGGCTCATGACCGTGCCGCAGCCGAGGAGGGCCGCGCGCGCGCACTGCTCGTCGAACACGCCGAGCAGGCGGCGGCGCTCGTCGCCCTCCGCCCACATCCAGCCGAGCTCGACACCGACACACGCGACGGGAAGCCCGCTGCCCCGGACGAGTGCCTGCACGTCGGCCGCCGCCAGGCCCTTCTGGGCCGCGCGCTCGAAGTCGATCCGCCGCAGCTCGACGGCGTCCCAGCCGGCGTGCCGCGCGATGCGCAGCACGTCGGCCAGCGGCGTCGTGTCGAGCGTCCAGGTGTGGAGCGCGAGCATCGTCTACTGGGTCTTCGGCGCGGGGGCCGGAGCCGGCGCGGCGGGCGCGGCCTTGGGCGGGTTGGCCTTCGCGTACGCGAGGGCCTCCTGGAGCTCCTTGTCCGCCTGCCGGATCAGCGCGAGGGCCTTGGCGCGATGGCCGCCGAAGTCGTGCGGCGCCTGCTCGAGCTGCTCCGCCGCCCGATGGAGCGCGCGCATCGCCATGTGCATGTGGGGGTGCTCGCCGCCGCGCCCGCCGCCCGGCCGCGCGGGCGGCTTCTCCTGCGTGAGCGCGAGCGAGCTCCCGCCCAGCACCAGGCCGAGCGCGAGCAGGATCGCGACCGCCGATCGTCCCTTCAGCATGTGGGTCTCCTGGGCATCCGCGAACCCGGGGTCCTCAGAACGCGGCCGAGACGCCCCCGTCGAAGTTGATCGCCGTCCCCGTGATGTAGGCGGCGCGCTCCGAGGCGAGGAAGGCCACGAGGTCGGCGAACTCGTGCGCCTCGCCGAACCGGCCGAGCGGCACGCGGCGCTTCTCGGCCATCTCGCGGTAGAACGTGTCGCGGTCGCCCGTGATCCGCCGCTCCCACTGGCCGCTCTTCACGACGCCGAGGCAGATCGTGTTGACGAGGATCTTGTCGGCGGCGTACTCGTTCGCGAGCGACTTGGTGAGGTTGATGCCGGCCGCGCGCGTCACGCTCGTCGGCAGCGAACGCGCCGCGGGCGCCTTGCCGCCGACCGTCGTGACGTTGATGATCCGGCCGCCGCCCCGCCGCTTCATGTGCGGGATGACGAGCCGGCAGAGACGGATCGCCGCCATCAGCTTCAGCTCGATGTCCGCGTGCCAGGTGGCGTCATCGACCTGCTCGAAGCCCGCCGCCGACGACGTGCCCGCGTTGTTCACCAGGACGTCCACGCCGCCCCAGCGCGCGAGCACGGCGGCGACGAACGCCTCGACCTGGTCGGCGCGCGTGACGTCGGCCGGCATCGCGAGTACCTCGGTGCCGGTCGAACGGCGGACCTCCTCCGCCACGCTCTCGAGGAGCGCCTTGCGCCGCGCACAGGTCGCGACCTTCGCGCCCGAGCGCGCGAAGCGCTCGACGCAGGCGCGGCCGAGCCCGTCGTTGCCACCCGTGACGATCACGATCTTGTCCTTGAGGCCGAGCTCCAGGGTGTCCATGGCCCCCGAAGATATCACCGACAGGGCATTTGGTGTAGGGTGCCCGCATGAGACGCGCGCTGGCGCTCGCCGCGCTTCTCGTTCTCACGCCGCCGGCCGTCGCCGCCCAGGACGCGCAGAAGCGGCTGGCCGACCTGCTGGTCGAGCTGCTGGACCGGCGTACGCAGCCCACGACCGCGGAGACGATGCAAAAGCTCCAGGAGGAGATCGGCGCGGTCGTGGGCCGGCTGACCGCCCGGGACCCCGCCGACTTCTACAACCGGAAGCTCGACGACCTCGCGATCGCCGCGCTCCGCGCGCACCGGCCCGAGCGCGCGGC
The sequence above is drawn from the Candidatus Methylomirabilota bacterium genome and encodes:
- a CDS encoding sugar phosphate isomerase/epimerase family protein, with protein sequence MLALHTWTLDTTPLADVLRIARHAGWDAVELRRIDFERAAQKGLAAADVQALVRGSGLPVACVGVELGWMWAEGDERRRLLGVFDEQCARAALLGCGTVMSPVDKGRGDLRRAAESVREVGDIAAKHGVRLAVEFNSQAAELNALPRMREVMAKASHLRCGLLLDTYHLWRSGATIRDVEDVALEEIAYVQFSDVPRSGLEPGKFTDRLPPGQGIVPFREFFALLEFKGYGGFLSYEAPNPAAWA
- a CDS encoding SDR family oxidoreductase, with product MDTLELGLKDKIVIVTGGNDGLGRACVERFARSGAKVATCARRKALLESVAEEVRRSTGTEVLAMPADVTRADQVEAFVAAVLARWGGVDVLVNNAGTSSAAGFEQVDDATWHADIELKLMAAIRLCRLVIPHMKRRGGGRIINVTTVGGKAPAARSLPTSVTRAAGINLTKSLANEYAADKILVNTICLGVVKSGQWERRITGDRDTFYREMAEKRRVPLGRFGEAHEFADLVAFLASERAAYITGTAINFDGGVSAAF